In the Aridibaculum aurantiacum genome, GCTCCGTAAAGTTTATCTGGTAACGCTCCATGTTCTGTAGCAGCAGTTCGTAATCCTTCCTGCTTTGCAGTTCTATACCCACAAGTGCTGGTCCAGATTCTTTGTTGTGTTTTTGCATGTACTCAAACCGGGTGATGTCATCTGTTGGTCCCAGTACATGATTTACAAATTCCTTCAGTGCACCAGGACGCTGTGCAAACCTGATCAGGAAGTAATGCTTCAGACCCTCGTACTGCAGTGCACGTTCTTTTATTTCCTGCATCCGGTCTATGTCATTGTTGCTTCCGCTAACAATGCACACCACGTTCTTGCCTTGCAATTGATCAGAATAAGCATCCAGTGCAGCTATGGTAAGTGCTCCTGCAGGCTCCACTACAATTGCATCTTCATTGTATAGCTTCAGTATGGTGGAGCATACTTTTCCTTCGCTTACCAGCTGCATATCATCCAGCACGTCTTTGCAGATGGAGAATGTGAGATCGCCCACACGTTTTACAGCAGCACCATCTACAAAACGTTCTATGCTTTCAAGCGTTATGGCATGACCAGCTTTAAGCGCAGCAGTCATAGATGGTGCACCTTCTGGCTCTACACCTATGATCTTAGTAGATGGACTTACCGTTTTAAAATAACTTCCTATACCTGCTGAAAGTCCACCGCCGCCTACTGGTATAAATATGAAATCAGCAGTAGGTAGTTCTTCAAATATTTCTACTCCTACCGTCGCCTGTCCTTCTATGATCTTCTCATCATCGAAGGGTGGTATAAAGGTCATGTGATGCGCCTTGCAATAATCTTTGGCTGCATGTGCACAATCATCATAGGTATCACCGATCAGTACCACTTCTATATGATCATCACCAAACATTCTTGTTTGCTGGATCTTTTGCATGGGAGTGATAGAAGGCATGAAGACCACGCCTTTTACACCCAATGTTTTGCACGACCATGCAAAGCCTTGCGCATGGTTACCTGCACTGGCACATACTGCACCTTTTGCCAGCTTATCTGCCGGCAGGCTGCTCAGCATGTTGTAAGCGCCGCGTATCTTATACGATCGTACTACCTGCAGGTCTTCCCGCTTTAGGTATACGTTGCACTTATACTTCTTGCTGAGTGAAGGGTGTAATACCAGTGGTGTTTTGTTCACCACCGGCTTCAACCTTTCTACAGCAGCGCTATAGTTCAACGACGTATATGGTGATACGCTATTAATCATTATAAAGCGGTGATGTAAATCTTATTTTTTCTTCAGTTTGTTTAGGCGCTGGTGCAGGCTTAAGCGGGATAGATGGCGCCTGGTTCTCAGGACGAAGACTTCTTACTGTTTTACCTGCCTGCCATAGTTCACTATCGCGCAGTTCTTTCAGTTCTTCTTCCAGCTTTTCGCGGTAGTCTTCCTTGCTGTTGCTTTCTATAGATTTTGCAGCTTCTTTACCGGTTGCTACGCTTTCATATAGGTCTTCAAACACGGGTTTGGTAGCATCACGAAACTTCTTCCACCAATCCAATGCACCACGCTGTGCAGTAGTGCTGCAGTTAGCATACATCCAGTCCATACCGTTCTCTGCTACCAACGGCATCAGCGACTGTGTCAGCTCTTCTACTGTCTCGTTGAAAGCTTCAGAAGGAGAGTGGCCTTTAGCACGCAGTACTTCAAACTGTGCAGCAAAGATGCCTTGTATAGCACCCATCAAAGTACCACGTTCACCTGTAAGATCGCTGTACACTTCTTTTCTAAAATCAGTTTCAAACAAGTAGCCGCTACCAATGGCAATACCCAATGCTACAACTCTTTCAAACGCTCTGCCTGTTGCATCCTGGAAGATGGCGTAGCTGCTGTTTAGACCGCGGCCCTGCAGGAACATCCTTCTTAGCGAAGTGCCTGAACCTTTTGGTGCAACAAGAAAAACGTCTACATCAGCAGGAGGTACAATACCTGTTTGGTCTTTATAGGTAATGCCAAAGCCATGAGAGAAATACAATGCTTTGCCTGGCGTTAGATGCTTCTGAACAGTTGGCCACATAGCAATTTGTGCAGCGTCGCTAAGCAGGTAGCAAATGATGGTGCCACGTTTCAATGCTTCCTCAATCTCGAACAAGCTTTCGCCCGGCACAAAACCATCACGCACTGCTTTATCCCACGACTTAGAATTCTTCCTCTGACCAACGATTACGTTCACGCCATTCTCTTTTTGATTAAGTGCTTGTCCTGGTCCCTGCACGCCATATCCAATTACTGCTACCACCTCATCTTTCAAAACCTCTTGTGCTTTTGATAAAGGAAATTCTTCGCGGGTGACAACGTTTTCTTCAACGCCGCCGAAATTTAGTTTTGCCATTGTTTGAGTTTTAAGTTGTACGTAATAAGTAATACGTTTCTGGTTTCTAGTTTCTTGTTTTTGTTTCCAGCTATAGTTCTTTGTGCATCTTTACTTGCGTCGCACTCTTGTACTGTGATATCTTTTATCAGCTAAGGGTAACATTTCTGACTGTACGATAATGATAAGAAGCATCTGATGCAAATAATAAACTCACATTAACGGCTCTCTTCTCATGTCTCACGTCTCTCTTCTCACGTCTCACACTTCATACCTCACGCCTCATACCTCATACCTTACATCGTAAATACTTCTTCATTCCTATTCAAATACTCATTCTCTACTACCTCTTCTGATGGTTGCTCGGCTTCAAACTCTCTTAGTTTTTCGTGGAAGCCTGCACTCGCTTTGATGATGGCTACTCTTGCACTGCGAACGAACTCTATCAGCCCAACTTCGCTCAATACATCCACCAGCTTATCTG is a window encoding:
- the ilvA gene encoding threonine ammonia-lyase, whose translation is MINSVSPYTSLNYSAAVERLKPVVNKTPLVLHPSLSKKYKCNVYLKREDLQVVRSYKIRGAYNMLSSLPADKLAKGAVCASAGNHAQGFAWSCKTLGVKGVVFMPSITPMQKIQQTRMFGDDHIEVVLIGDTYDDCAHAAKDYCKAHHMTFIPPFDDEKIIEGQATVGVEIFEELPTADFIFIPVGGGGLSAGIGSYFKTVSPSTKIIGVEPEGAPSMTAALKAGHAITLESIERFVDGAAVKRVGDLTFSICKDVLDDMQLVSEGKVCSTILKLYNEDAIVVEPAGALTIAALDAYSDQLQGKNVVCIVSGSNNDIDRMQEIKERALQYEGLKHYFLIRFAQRPGALKEFVNHVLGPTDDITRFEYMQKHNKESGPALVGIELQSRKDYELLLQNMERYQINFTELNKNNTLFEYLV
- the ilvC gene encoding ketol-acid reductoisomerase: MAKLNFGGVEENVVTREEFPLSKAQEVLKDEVVAVIGYGVQGPGQALNQKENGVNVIVGQRKNSKSWDKAVRDGFVPGESLFEIEEALKRGTIICYLLSDAAQIAMWPTVQKHLTPGKALYFSHGFGITYKDQTGIVPPADVDVFLVAPKGSGTSLRRMFLQGRGLNSSYAIFQDATGRAFERVVALGIAIGSGYLFETDFRKEVYSDLTGERGTLMGAIQGIFAAQFEVLRAKGHSPSEAFNETVEELTQSLMPLVAENGMDWMYANCSTTAQRGALDWWKKFRDATKPVFEDLYESVATGKEAAKSIESNSKEDYREKLEEELKELRDSELWQAGKTVRSLRPENQAPSIPLKPAPAPKQTEEKIRFTSPLYND